Part of the Lentimicrobium sp. L6 genome, TATTGATGATACAAGGATTAAATTGGGGATTAACTTGGTTTGCGCTTTGGAATATTTTTATTGGGAGTATTCTAGGACCATTTTTAACCATCACCGCAGGTTATCAAGCTTATAAATATTTAGAAGTGAGTAGGGTAAGTATTTTAGGTAGTACCAAAGGAATTATCGTATTGATAGGCGCTTATGTTTATTTTGGAAAATTTCCAGAAATTTATCAAGTAGCTGGAGGTGTCATATCCATTGTCGGAGTCATCCTCATTTCTGTTGGGAAAATTCTGTTAAAGAAAAAATCTTATAAAGTTAATGCCTAACCAAATTTAGACATCAAGCGTCTAAAATCTTCCGATTGATTTATATCACCAGAAAGCTCATAAGATTGCATGAGCTCATTCATTAACCTCTTTATAGTGGCTTTATTATTACAAGGCTCAAAGTATTCTTTATTGGGTTCCAAATCTAATTGACCTAAGAAAGTATCAATGTCTTCTTTAGTAAACACAATTCCATTATTAAATGGATTAATATAGAATAAAGGTTTTGATTCGCTGTGCAACTGACCAGAGTTTAAATAAGCCAGAATGAAATTCTCAGGAAGGTTAACTCCAAAAACAGGAAGTTCAAGGCTTTGAGCAACTTCTAAATAAAGTATACTTAATATCACAGAATTACCTTGTCTATTTTCCAGAAGGTCTTTTAATAAGCTATTTTGGGGATGGCTGATATTGGTTTTATTTCCTTTGAAATTATATATTTTGTAGAATACATGATTCAGGATATGAATCTTTTCAAGAGGTGTAAACTCTTCGTTAAGTTCTAGCCAAACGTCTTTTTTTAGTCTGTCAATTTGGTTTTGGATATCATGAGTACTTAAATTCGGATAGTGATACTGGCTTAGTATAACTGCTGCATCAATCAATTTTTGGTCCGATTTTTTCTTCCAGCTTAATAATGAAGTCTCCGTTTTATTGTATTGGATTTTATTAAGTAGTGTGCTAATACGATTCTCCGCAAGTTGGTCGATCTTTCCTTCAGCCGCATCCCTTAAATAAGGAAGAGCTTTGGGACCTATTTCTATTACTCTATTTTCTATTTCAGAAAACACCTCTGGATCTGGATCATCCAAAAGATGTAATAAGGCCTTTAACATTGTTTCGTCGGTTGTGCTGCTCATTTTCTATAATGTGATATGTACAAATGTAGGATGTCGAGCCCTTGATTTTTGTAAAAGCTATTGAAACTTATTAAACAGAAAATGTTAATTGTTTTTTAAATTATTCCTGAATTAAATTTAAGCTGTTTTCAATGGTTTTGAGTCTTTCTCTCAGTGTCTTACGATCTATACCTAGTATTTCTGAAGCTTTGGTTTTATTCCCACCAACGTATGCTAGAATCATCTGGATATGTTCTGTTTCCACCTCTTTTAAGCTTTTATTTAAATTATTATGACTTTGAATAGAGTGTCGCATCATTACAGGAAGATCTGGGACATCGATTTTCGAGCCATCGCTCATGACTACCAAACGATGAACAATATTTTCTAATTCGCGGACATTTCCTGGCCAGTCATAATTATTCAATATCTGAAGCACTCTGTCGGTAAATCTGGGGTTTTTTAGACCATTTTCTTTGGCGTATTTTAGTGAGAAATATCTGATTAGAATGTTGATATCACCGTCGCGTTCTCTTAAGGGAGGTATGCTAATAGGGATAATGTTTAGGCGATAGTATAAATCCTCTCTAAAAAGTTTCTTTTTCACCAATTGGAATAAATCTACATTAGCTGCAGCAATCACTCTTACATTTATTTTTTGTGCGTGATTGGAGCCAATCATATTGATTTCTTTTTCTTGTAATACTCTCAGGAGCTTGGCTTGCATACTCATGCTTGTATTATGAATCTCATCAAGAAAAATACTACCACCATCAGCTGCTTGAAAGAAGCCTCCACGGGTTTCTGTTGCTCCGGTGAATGCTCCTTTTAAATATCCAAATAATTCACTTTCTAATAATGCTTCAGGGATTCCTCCGCAATTAACAGGTATAAATGGAGCAGTAGATTCTTTGCTGTTATAGTGAATAGCGCGAGCTACTAATTCTTTCCCTGTTCCGGTTTCTCCATTAAGTAGTATGGTTGTTTTTATTCTGGAGGCTTTGAGTAAATCTTTGAAAATGGCTTGCATAGCCTTTGAATTACCAATGATGCCATCGATTTGAATTTGATAATGATTTTCTTCTTCTTTTTCTTTTTGGTTTTCTACAGTTAGCAATGATTTCTCTACTGCATTAATCAACTCATCTCTTGTAAAAGACTTTATTAAATAATCGTAGGCTCCTAATTTAACCGTTTCAACTGCGTTTTTAATCGATGGGTACCCTGTTATTACTAGGATGCCAGTGTTTTTGTAGTTTTCTTTCAGATGCTTAATCAATTCAATTCCATTTATCTGAGGCATCTGCAAGTCAGTAATTACTAAATCTATTTCGGTGGATTCTAAGACTTTGGTGGCATCAATAACAGAAGAAACGGTAATAATATTATATCCGCAGGATTTTAGATTACGTCTGAGAAGCTCTAGCATTTCTAGTGAATCGTCAACAGCTAGTATTTGATATTTGTTTTTTCTATTCATGATGGTTCGTTTTAAAAGGAAAATATAATTCGAAACGAGATCCTACCCCAAGATGACTTTCTACATTGATTCTGCCATTTAATGATTTAACAATACCATGTACAACAGATAAGCCAAGTCCTGTGCTTGTACTTACTTCTTTGGTAGTAAAAAAGGGGTCGAATACTTTCTGCAAATGATTTTCTGCTATTCCAGTGCCATTGTCTTGAACGATTAGGTAGATTCCTGTTTTATCATAAGTAGTCTGAAGTAACAGCTGTCCTCCATTTGGCATGGCATGAATAGCATTTACCATTAGGTTGACAATCACCTGCTTGATTTGTGTCTCGTTGGCCTGTATGTTTGGCAAGTCGTCGGACATTAACTTTACAATTTTAATATCCTCTTTTTTGCAGCGGGTTTCAAGTAAATATAGTCCATTGGCAATGGTTTCATTAATATTCATCATTTCACTTTCGCTCTCATGCTCATCATATTTTGAAAATAGCATAAGCTTCCTAATGACTTCACGTGAATGCAATGAAGCTTGTATTATTTTTGAAATATCATTTGCTAATTGCTTATTCCCTGGGTTTTCGCTTTCAATAAGTTGGGCAAATCCTAAAATACTCCCCAAAGGCTCATTCAATTCGTGTGCTATTCCTGCTATCAATTCTCCTAATGTAGCTAGGCGATCGGAATGACGTAGTTTTTGCTCTAAAAGCTTTTTTTCTTCTTTGTTCTCAAAGCGTTCTATATTAGATGATATTTCTTGGGCAAGTGTATTAATAAGTGAACGTTCCTCAGATAAGAAAGGTCCTTCTTGTTCATTTGGTTTTGCTTCAGTATATGAAACCTTCAGGAATCCTCTTTTTATCTCATTTACAATGAGTGGAGCTTCTTGAAAACTAATTCCTTCTGAAAATTGGTTGGATTTATATTTTTTTTGGTCAAATAGGATACAAACCTCAGTGATTTCAGGAAATTGCCATGCTTTTTTGATGATAGGAATAGCTTCTTCAAGACTTTCGTGTAGCGGTCTGGTGGCCTTTTTTATAGATAATTGTGCAATATCATATAGGCATTCCAATTCTTTTATTCTTTCTTGGAGCTTAAATTCTAGTTGATGCTGCTTGTCCTTTGTCATAATTAATCATCTTTGAAATAAAAAAAGGGTTTGGGAGGACCTTACACCTACCCAAACCCAAAGCTAATGAAATGAAATTGATCTTTAGTGAGTGTTTTTCTGAACTTTCTTTGTTTTAACTATCTTTTTCACCTTTTTAAATTTCTTCAAAATAGGAGTGCAAAAAGATATACTAATATGATTTACAGAACTTGTGAATTCGAAAACACCCAACTTTATTTTTTCAATGCTCATACTAGTCCTTGATCTAGCATGGCATCTGCTATTTTTACAAAAGCAGCAATATTTGCTCCTTTTTGATAATTGATTTTTCCGGTTTCTAATTCTCCATATTTAAGACAATTTTTATGTATTAACTTAATAATTTCTTGAAGCTTCAAATCGATCTCTGATTCTGTTAAGGAGTCTGATATAGCATTACAAGTCGATTCTATTCCAGAAACAATCATACTTCCTGCACTGGAGGCTTTTGAAGGTGCATATAGTATTCCTGAATGGTGTATGGTCTTAATTGCTTCTTTGGTGCATGGCATATTGGTTCCTTCAGCAAGCAATAGATACTCATTTTCTATTAGCATATCTGCATCCTCAGTTAATAACTCGTTTTGAATAGAGCAAGGAAGTGCAATATCAGCTTTGATGCTCCATGGTTTTTCATTTGGATAGAAATCGAAATTATATTTTTCGGCAAATGGTTCTACGCTATCATACTTATAAAGCTGAAGAATAAAATCTAATTTGTCATCAGTGATTCCATTTGGCATATATACAAATCCATCTGGTCCACTGATACTAATTACTTTTGCACCTAAATCATTGGCTTTTTTAGCAGCACCCCATGCTATATTTCCAAACCCTGATATGGCAACTCTTTTTCCTTTTATATTTAGACCTTTATTCAAAAGCATTTCTTGTGCAAAGTAGACTAATCCAAAACCTGTAGCTTCAGGTTTTATTGTTTTTTGACTCCAGTCTTGTCCATGTCCAATTAAAATACCGTTAAATTGTTTTCTTAATTTTTTATATTGGCCAATAAGATAGCCTACTTCCCTTGTTCCAATTCCAATATCATCAGTACATATATCTGTATCTGAACCTAGATATCGAAATATTTCTGACATAAAAGCATAACAAAAACGCATGATCTCTTTGTCAGATTTCCCAAAAGGACTAAAATCGGAACCTGCTTTACTTCCGCCAAAATTCAAAGTGGAAATACTGTTTTTTAGCACTTGTTCAAAGGCCAAAAACTTCAAAGAATCGAGGCCAACAGAGGAGTGAAAACGTATTCCTCCTTTATATGGACCTAAGCTGGAGTTCATTTCTACTCTATAGCCTCGATTTACTTGTACTACTCCCTTATCATCTTCCCAAATTATTTTGAATATCAATACTCTTTCAGGATCTGTTAATCTTTCAAAGATTAAATGGTTTTGATATTTTTTATTCTCTGCTATAAAGGGAATGATATTCTCTGCTACTTCGTACACAGCTTGATGAAATACACTTTCGTTGGGATTGCGTTTAATCAGCTCAAAAATAAATGCATCTATTTTTTGTTGATACTTCATAGCTCTAGTACAAGGGAGGATTTAATTAAATGGCAAACTCTTCACAATGCCAGATTACTGAATCTTCAGCATGCAATAAACAGTTACAACGTTCAGAGCAATTTTTGCATAATCCACTGTATGCTTTGTCACATACCTCTTTTTGTTCATTTAAAATTTGTGTAGCCTTTTTTACAGGTTCTAATTCGAATTCTTCGCATTCGAGGATGTTTCCAATGGAGTTCTTGATGAATTGACAATCATTTTCGTGACGGCAAGAAGAGCAAATACTATTAGTGTTCATGATATCTATTTTTTATGGTTTGATATTTATTTTGATTTAGCCTAATGAATATTCGTGCCAATCATCTTATTAAATTTATAATTAAGTGAGACACATAATAAGAAAATGAATAAGATGTAGACAATGAGGTGATTACGGTTGTGTGGTTTGTTTATTTTTGAAACTAAGAGAAAATCGTAAAAAGATATCTTTTGTGGGGGAAATTGTATCAATGGGGTGATTCTCCCCGATTTTGTATATTTAACAAATGTCCGTTTATTTTTAATTATTGGATTTAATTATTTCAAAAATAGGATCGGAAATAAAAAAATAAAGTCCATCATTATACTTTTTATGTGTTTGTCCGATGAGAAATTAGAAGGAATGATGTGGATATAATGGCCTAAAAAGAGCTCGATTTTTACTTTTTCAAAAAAAACAAGTGATTATTAGTTTGAAAAAGGAGTGAATTAAGCCGCAAATTAGCATCAATTTTGGCTGTTTTTTAGAAAAATAAAAATATTTTCAATCTTAAATTATTGAGAAATAAATCGATATAAAAAAAAGTAAAAAAAAATAAACTAGGGTGCACCAAAATGGGAAAAAAGTGTACATTTGCAGCGGAGAATTGGCAGAGTGGTCGAATGCGGCGGTCTTGAAAACCGTTGTACCGCAAGGTACCGGGGGTTCGAATCCCTCATTCTCCGCCAAGCTTAAAGCCTTTTACAGAAATGTGAAAGGCTTTTTTATTGTTAACGTTTTTTGTTTGCTGCTCCACACATATATTTCGTAAGTTTGTACTCACAAATATGCACAAACATAAAGATCATGAGAAAGTCTATATTTACTGTATTATTCCTATTGCCATTATCATTCTTGATGGCACAGAATTTAAATGCAAGTTTGAACTTTGCTAAATTTTACAACCCTGAATTAGGTTCCTATGTTGAAACCTACTTATCGGTGGATATGAATGGCCTTAAGCTGGTGAAAAATGAAGAGGGTAACTATTATTCTCAAGTGAATCTTTTGTTAATGTTTAAGCGAAATGATAGTATTGTGGATTTTAGTAAAACGATTTTAACTAGTCCTGTGGTTGAAGATACAAATGACTTAAACTTGAATTTTTTAGATCAGCAGCGTTTTTTCTTAAGCAACGGAGTTTACAGCTTAGATATTGAATTTGCAGATGCTAATCTAGACATGGAGCCTAATAAAGCAAGAGGTAGTATTGATCTTGAATTCAATGCCGAAAAAATTCAAATGAGTGATGTGCAATTTATAGAGTCTTATACTAAGAGTACTGAATGGAAGATCAATACCAAAAATGGTTACGATATGGTTCCTCATGTTTCCAATTATTATGGAGACCATGAGGAAAAACTGACTTTCTATACCGAGATTTATCATGCTAAAGAAATATTAGGGGAAGGGGAGAAATTCTTAATGACCGCATATATTTCAGAAACAAATGCCTCAACGGTATCAAATGAACTGGTGATTAGAAAAAGAATGGATGCAGAAACGGTTAATGTTCTTCTAAATAAATTTGATATTTCTAACTTGAATAGTGGAAATTATAATTTGGTTATTGAACTGAGGAACAAAAATAATGAGATTCTAGATGCAAGAAAAACATTATTTCAAGTGAATAATACGCTACAAACATTTGATGAGCAATTGCTAGCTATGATTTCAGGAGAGAATTCGTTTGTGAATAAATTTAGCGATGATTCACTAACAAGCTTAATTAGTTGTGTTTATCCCATAGCAAGCCCTTCAGAAAGAGCCTTTATCAAGAATTCACTTCCTACGGCTAGTGAAGATGAAAAAAGAAGATTTTTAAACTATTTCTGGAAATCCAAGGATGCTTATGACCCTGAAAATGCTTGGAAAACATATCAAATTGAAGTAATTAAAACCAATAATAGTTTTGGAAATAAATACGTTCCAGGTTATGCTACTGATATGGGGAGGGTGTATTTACAGTATGGTCCTCCAAATACCATAGCCGATCAAGAATATGAAAGCGGTGGCGGAAGACATGAAGGTGCTGTTCCTTATCAAATTTGGCATTATTACGAAATTGGGAACCAGAGAAATGGTAAATTTGTTTTCTATAATCCTCATCTTATTCATAAAGGATACACTTTGTTGCATTCAAACGTAGTTGGAGAAATTAGCAATACACATTGGCAATCCTATTTACATCGAGATCAATTGCAAAATATTGATGCTCCCGATAATGATAGATACGAAGGTCGCTCTGGTGAATTATATAATAACCCAAGATAGAGACCACTCAAAAACAAACCTTTTATGTTAAAAGTTGCAGTGGTTATTCTGAATTGGAATGGCAAAAGTTTCCTTCAGAAATTCCTTCCCTCTGTCCTGAAAAATATTCCATACTATGCGGAATTATTTGTAGCTGATAATCACTCATCAGATGACTCTGTAGAATTCTTAAAGGAAAACTATCCTCAAGTTCATTTAGTGATAAACAGTGAAAATGGAGGGTATGCAAAAGGTTATAATGAGGGACTAAAGCAAATAGATGCTCAATATTACGTCCTGTTAAATAGTGATATTGAAGTCGGCCCCAATTGGATAGAGCCTATTGTTCAATTGATGGATGGTGATGCCCAGATAGCAGCTTGTCAACCTAAGATTTTATCCTTTCATCAGAAACAAGAATTTGAATATGCTGGTGCTGGAGGAGGTTATATTGATAAATATGGCTATCCATTTTGTAGAGGACGTATATTTCAAGAGATAGAAGAGGATCACCAACAATTTGATGATTCGATAGAGGTTTTTTGGGCCAGTGGAGCCTGCATGTTTGTGCGTGCAGAACATTATCATGAATTGGGAGGTTTGGACGATGATTTCTTTGCACATATGGAGGAAATCGATTTTTGTTGGCGTGCTAAGAATGCTGGGTATAAGATTTTTTATGAAGGAAAATCGGTAGTTTATCATGTTGGTGGTGGCACATTGCATAAAAGTAATCCTAAAAAAACATATCTTAACTTTAGAAATAATTTTTATCTCTTGTATAAAAATCTAGAGGGTAAAAGACTTATCCCTGTTTTTTTCTGGCGTTTGGTTTTGGATGGAGTCGCAGGGATAAAATTTTTCATTGATGGAGATTATAAAGACACCTATGCCATTCTTAAAGCTCATCTTAAGTTTTACTGTTCACTCCCGTCTTTATATCAAAAGAGGAGGGATCTGAATCAAAATAGGGTTTCGATGATGTATCAGAGAAATATAGTATACGAGCACTTTGTGAAAAAGATCAAAAAATTCAACTCTCTGCAGAAAGACCGTTTTAGTTAAGCCATTTTTTCCGATTTTTGTAATCCATGAAAAGAGGACATCTACAAACTTACCCCATAAAAATTTTACTAGCTTTTGGTGAAGCCATTAGTGGCAATGAAAAGTTTTTCCATTTCTTGATGGAAAATAAGTACCCAGAACTTGGTGTTTTGGCCAAGTCGATTAGAGGAGGGGAGGAAAGTGTAAAATGGTTGTTGAAAAATGGCTATCCACAATTTGCAGTTTTCGATAGTGCCATCCATAACGATAAAAAAGCCATTATGTGGCTGTATAAATATAATTTTAAGTTTCTGATTCGTTTAGCTGATGCCTCTCGCGGTACTCCTATAGCACTTAAGTGGTTCGAGAAAAATGATTTAAAAGTTTTCGTAGTGATAGCCAAAAAGATAGAGTCTTTTGTTAGTCAGCAAACTTTTGATGTTCATAAGAGGAGGTTTTAACTCATTTTGTTTCTGGTTTACTGCGTTTTTTTTTATACTCATAATCTGGTTTTTGATTTTCCTTCCTCATCAATTTTATTATTTTAGTATCTTTGGAAATCACTTAAAGAAAAACGCATGATTAAGAAAAATACTTTTATTTTGGCATTCCTAGTTTTTTTTAGCCTAGGAAGCATTGCCCAAGTAGGGTTGAATCCTACAAATCCAGAATTTACTAAAGCTATTCAAAATCAGCATATAAAAGCAGAAAGTGAAATAGAGGCAGGTGGTATTCCTTTTCCTGTTAAGTTAGGGTATGCAGCATTCTCGTCAAATTCCTCTAAAGATTTTCCGAGTTCCTATGATTTAAGAGGATTGGGAGTGTTACCTCCTGTAAAAACCCAGTCATCTGGCGGGTGCTGGGCTTATTCATCTATGTCTACAGTGGAATCTAGAATGTTAGTTTTGGAGCAAGGATTGTATAATTTGTCTGATAATAATCTCAAATATTGTCATGAGTTTTTCCCTGGGCGTTCCACAAATGGTAATGCATGGATGGCGACAGCCTATTTTGCTCGTCAATCTGGGCCTTTACTAGAGGAGCAGGATCCTCATCCCGGGGGCACATCAGAACCTGGGGTGAATTGTCCTGTGGGAGAAGCTCCCGCTTTTTTAGTGAGAGAATCTAGGTATCCACCTGGTGATATGAATTCCATTAAGCAGTTGATTATGGACAATGGTTCGGTATGGTCTTTGATATATTATAATGCGACATATTTTAATGATGCTGAAAATACTTACTATTATGGTGGAACCCATGAAGTAAATCATGTATTTAACATAGTAGGTTGGGATGATAATAAAGTCACTGATGGTGGC contains:
- a CDS encoding C1 family peptidase, which encodes MIKKNTFILAFLVFFSLGSIAQVGLNPTNPEFTKAIQNQHIKAESEIEAGGIPFPVKLGYAAFSSNSSKDFPSSYDLRGLGVLPPVKTQSSGGCWAYSSMSTVESRMLVLEQGLYNLSDNNLKYCHEFFPGRSTNGNAWMATAYFARQSGPLLEEQDPHPGGTSEPGVNCPVGEAPAFLVRESRYPPGDMNSIKQLIMDNGSVWSLIYYNATYFNDAENTYYYGGTHEVNHVFNIVGWDDNKVTDGGVGAWICQNTYGTSWGEDGFVYTSYNDSQFLIYNAYFPSFEIYSEDSRVLLYDELGNYSSYGYGSEDGYALVKYEVTENLFIDKLGTYAMAYGTGIEMEIYSDFDAVSGVLSNQIGQVSAKTTEHPGLYTYALDEPISVLMGSELYIKVKYNTPSYDWPIPVEMYLETYSDPYIESGVAWISGSGNDGDWLSVGEDTDYKIDLCINVYGTYNPNAVPLSNHIIMVMMMGLLAVFSVRILLKK
- a CDS encoding sigma-54 dependent transcriptional regulator; amino-acid sequence: MNRKNKYQILAVDDSLEMLELLRRNLKSCGYNIITVSSVIDATKVLESTEIDLVITDLQMPQINGIELIKHLKENYKNTGILVITGYPSIKNAVETVKLGAYDYLIKSFTRDELINAVEKSLLTVENQKEKEEENHYQIQIDGIIGNSKAMQAIFKDLLKASRIKTTILLNGETGTGKELVARAIHYNSKESTAPFIPVNCGGIPEALLESELFGYLKGAFTGATETRGGFFQAADGGSIFLDEIHNTSMSMQAKLLRVLQEKEINMIGSNHAQKINVRVIAAANVDLFQLVKKKLFREDLYYRLNIIPISIPPLRERDGDINILIRYFSLKYAKENGLKNPRFTDRVLQILNNYDWPGNVRELENIVHRLVVMSDGSKIDVPDLPVMMRHSIQSHNNLNKSLKEVETEHIQMILAYVGGNKTKASEILGIDRKTLRERLKTIENSLNLIQE
- a CDS encoding GWxTD domain-containing protein, with protein sequence MRKSIFTVLFLLPLSFLMAQNLNASLNFAKFYNPELGSYVETYLSVDMNGLKLVKNEEGNYYSQVNLLLMFKRNDSIVDFSKTILTSPVVEDTNDLNLNFLDQQRFFLSNGVYSLDIEFADANLDMEPNKARGSIDLEFNAEKIQMSDVQFIESYTKSTEWKINTKNGYDMVPHVSNYYGDHEEKLTFYTEIYHAKEILGEGEKFLMTAYISETNASTVSNELVIRKRMDAETVNVLLNKFDISNLNSGNYNLVIELRNKNNEILDARKTLFQVNNTLQTFDEQLLAMISGENSFVNKFSDDSLTSLISCVYPIASPSERAFIKNSLPTASEDEKRRFLNYFWKSKDAYDPENAWKTYQIEVIKTNNSFGNKYVPGYATDMGRVYLQYGPPNTIADQEYESGGGRHEGAVPYQIWHYYEIGNQRNGKFVFYNPHLIHKGYTLLHSNVVGEISNTHWQSYLHRDQLQNIDAPDNDRYEGRSGELYNNPR
- the gdhA gene encoding NADP-specific glutamate dehydrogenase encodes the protein MKYQQKIDAFIFELIKRNPNESVFHQAVYEVAENIIPFIAENKKYQNHLIFERLTDPERVLIFKIIWEDDKGVVQVNRGYRVEMNSSLGPYKGGIRFHSSVGLDSLKFLAFEQVLKNSISTLNFGGSKAGSDFSPFGKSDKEIMRFCYAFMSEIFRYLGSDTDICTDDIGIGTREVGYLIGQYKKLRKQFNGILIGHGQDWSQKTIKPEATGFGLVYFAQEMLLNKGLNIKGKRVAISGFGNIAWGAAKKANDLGAKVISISGPDGFVYMPNGITDDKLDFILQLYKYDSVEPFAEKYNFDFYPNEKPWSIKADIALPCSIQNELLTEDADMLIENEYLLLAEGTNMPCTKEAIKTIHHSGILYAPSKASSAGSMIVSGIESTCNAISDSLTESEIDLKLQEIIKLIHKNCLKYGELETGKINYQKGANIAAFVKIADAMLDQGLV
- a CDS encoding glycosyltransferase family 2 protein translates to MLKVAVVILNWNGKSFLQKFLPSVLKNIPYYAELFVADNHSSDDSVEFLKENYPQVHLVINSENGGYAKGYNEGLKQIDAQYYVLLNSDIEVGPNWIEPIVQLMDGDAQIAACQPKILSFHQKQEFEYAGAGGGYIDKYGYPFCRGRIFQEIEEDHQQFDDSIEVFWASGACMFVRAEHYHELGGLDDDFFAHMEEIDFCWRAKNAGYKIFYEGKSVVYHVGGGTLHKSNPKKTYLNFRNNFYLLYKNLEGKRLIPVFFWRLVLDGVAGIKFFIDGDYKDTYAILKAHLKFYCSLPSLYQKRRDLNQNRVSMMYQRNIVYEHFVKKIKKFNSLQKDRFS
- a CDS encoding transglutaminase-like domain-containing protein; its protein translation is MSSTTDETMLKALLHLLDDPDPEVFSEIENRVIEIGPKALPYLRDAAEGKIDQLAENRISTLLNKIQYNKTETSLLSWKKKSDQKLIDAAVILSQYHYPNLSTHDIQNQIDRLKKDVWLELNEEFTPLEKIHILNHVFYKIYNFKGNKTNISHPQNSLLKDLLENRQGNSVILSILYLEVAQSLELPVFGVNLPENFILAYLNSGQLHSESKPLFYINPFNNGIVFTKEDIDTFLGQLDLEPNKEYFEPCNNKATIKRLMNELMQSYELSGDINQSEDFRRLMSKFG
- a CDS encoding sensor histidine kinase, translated to MTKDKQHQLEFKLQERIKELECLYDIAQLSIKKATRPLHESLEEAIPIIKKAWQFPEITEVCILFDQKKYKSNQFSEGISFQEAPLIVNEIKRGFLKVSYTEAKPNEQEGPFLSEERSLINTLAQEISSNIERFENKEEKKLLEQKLRHSDRLATLGELIAGIAHELNEPLGSILGFAQLIESENPGNKQLANDISKIIQASLHSREVIRKLMLFSKYDEHESESEMMNINETIANGLYLLETRCKKEDIKIVKLMSDDLPNIQANETQIKQVIVNLMVNAIHAMPNGGQLLLQTTYDKTGIYLIVQDNGTGIAENHLQKVFDPFFTTKEVSTSTGLGLSVVHGIVKSLNGRINVESHLGVGSRFELYFPFKTNHHE